The following coding sequences lie in one Anguilla rostrata isolate EN2019 chromosome 8, ASM1855537v3, whole genome shotgun sequence genomic window:
- the LOC135262184 gene encoding beta-chimaerin-like isoform X3 translates to MERPSRSIPFGEPACNRGSASGTAAPGNSSMCEPFGEEEYQPPIWKSYLYQLQQEAPQPKRVTCPQEIDRKPKHYGREFHGRISRERSVELLGVEGAYLIRESQRHPGTYTLALRFGARTLNYRLFYDGKHFVGEKRFESIHELVSDGLIALYIQSKASEYISQMTCNPIYETVGYPPLQRPLCSTPPHGSVENKLLMVKEQERCLQYEKAHSFKTHTFPGPHWCEYCANFMWGLIAQGLRCSGCGLSVHSQCSQLVPRDCPPDQWRVKRVFSADLTTLVKAHNTQRPLVVDMCVREIERRGLRAEGLYRVPGSSEYIKQLKMAFEREGEKVVLNEDAYPDINIIAGTLKLYLQGLPIPVITYHLYYTFIQAAGITNPEARLEAIHEAVLQLPPAHYETLRYLMAHLNRVTAFERHNFMSAENLGMVFGPTLMRRPNDSPISLDLLWSQSLTVQLLIQNEDILF, encoded by the exons ATGGAGCGACCATCGCGCTCGATTCCATTTGGAGAGCCCGCGTGTAACCGAGGAAGTGCGAGCGGCACGGCAGCGCCCGGCAATTCCAGCATGTGTGAGCCCTTCG gTGAGGAGGAGTACCAGCCCCCCATATGGAAGTCTTACT tgtaccagctgcagcaggaagcTCCTCAACCAAAAAGGGTTACCTGCCCACAGGAG ATCGACAGGAAACCAAAGCACTACGGCAGAGA GTTCCATGGGCGGATTTCTCGGGAGCGCTCGGTGGAGCTGCTTGGAGTGGAGGGGGCGTACCTCatcagagagagccagagacacCCAGGAACTTACACACTGGCCCTCAg gTTTGGAGCGCGGACACTGAACTACAGGCTTTTCTACGATGGGAAGCACTTTGTTGGGGAGAAGCGGTTTGAGTCGATTCATGAGCTGGTGTCGGACGGTCTGATCGCCCTCTACATCCAGTCCAAAGCCTCGGAGTACATCTCCCAAATGACCTGTAACCCCATCTACGAGACTGTGGGGTACCCCCCCTTACAGAGACCCCTCTgctccacacccccccacgGCAGCGTGGAAAACAAG TTGTTGATGGTGAAGGAGCAGGAGAGATGTCTGCAGTATGAAAAAGCCCACAGCTTTAAG acacacaccttcCCCGGACCACACTGGTGCGAGTACTGTGCCAACTTCATGTGGGGTCTGATCGCCCAGGGACTACGTTGCTCAG GTTGCGGTCTGAGCGTGCACAGCCAGTGCTCCCAGCTGGTTCCACGCGACTGCCCTCCAGACCAGTGGAGGGTAAAAAGGGTTTTCAGCGCTGACCTCACCACCCTGGTCAAAGCCCACAACACACAGCGACCCCTGGTGGTGgacatgtgtgtgcgcgagatCGAGCGCAGAG gtcTGAGGGCAGAAGGTTTGTACAGAGTCCCAGGGTCATCAGAGTACATCAAGCAGCTGAAGATGGCTTTTGAACGAG AAGGGGAGAAGGTGGTACTAAATGAGGATGCTTATCCTGACATCAACATCATTGCTGGAACCCTAAAGCTTTACCTGCAAGGCCTGCCCATCCCTGTCATCACCTACCACCTGTACTACACCTTTATACAGGCTGCAG GCATTACCAACCCTGAGGCCAGACTGGAGGCGATCCACGAGGCTGTCCTGCAGCTCCCTCCAGCACATTACGAGACGCTGCGCTACCTGATGGCTCACCTGAACAG GGTGACTGCTTTTGAGAGGCATAATTTCATGAGCGCGGAGAACCTGGGAATGGTGTTCGGGCCCACGCTGATGAGAAGGCCCAACGACAGCCCCATCTCCCTGGACCTCCTGTGGAGCCAGAGCCTCACCGTCCAGCTCCTCATCCAGAATGAAGACATCCTGTTTTAA
- the LOC135262184 gene encoding N-chimaerin-like isoform X2 produces the protein MRYTACARKITLALIFLGQLHVFLRNWAARALHRVYFVPMVARGQEAEAPNSTWPRFFKLTFYTFKPIFLGDIIRSFTRSLLNILHINPRLPETNCSDHLDARGKKPNRQRQRTCSSRSVIMERPSRSIPFGEPACNRGSASGTAAPGNSSMCEPFGEEEYQPPIWKSYLYQLQQEAPQPKRVTCPQEIDRKPKHYGREFHGRISRERSVELLGVEGAYLIRESQRHPGTYTLALRFGARTLNYRLFYDGKHFVGEKRFESIHELVSDGLIALYIQSKASEYISQMTCNPIYETVGYPPLQRPLCSTPPHGSVENKLLMVKEQERCLQYEKAHSFKTHTFPGPHWCEYCANFMWGLIAQGLRCSGLRAEGLYRVPGSSEYIKQLKMAFEREGEKVVLNEDAYPDINIIAGTLKLYLQGLPIPVITYHLYYTFIQAAGITNPEARLEAIHEAVLQLPPAHYETLRYLMAHLNRVTAFERHNFMSAENLGMVFGPTLMRRPNDSPISLDLLWSQSLTVQLLIQNEDILF, from the exons ATGCGGTACACTGCATGCGCGCGTAAAATTACCTTGGCACTCATATTTTTGGGTCAATTGCACGTCTTTTTGCGTAACTGGGCAGCTCGCGCACTGCACCGTGTTTATTTCGTGCCTATGGTGGCACGTGGTCAAGAAGCAGAAGCTCCGAATTCAACATGGCCAAGATTTTTCAAATTAACGTTTTATACATTCAAACCAATATTTTTGGGAGATATCATCAGATCATTTACACGTTCGTTACTCAATATTTTGCACATAAACCCAAGGCTACCTGAAACCAACTGTTCTGATCATTTGGATGCGCGTGGAAAGAAACCCAACAGACAACGCCAGAGG acctgcagcagcagaagcgtCATTATGGAGCGACCATCGCGCTCGATTCCATTTGGAGAGCCCGCGTGTAACCGAGGAAGTGCGAGCGGCACGGCAGCGCCCGGCAATTCCAGCATGTGTGAGCCCTTCG gTGAGGAGGAGTACCAGCCCCCCATATGGAAGTCTTACT tgtaccagctgcagcaggaagcTCCTCAACCAAAAAGGGTTACCTGCCCACAGGAG ATCGACAGGAAACCAAAGCACTACGGCAGAGA GTTCCATGGGCGGATTTCTCGGGAGCGCTCGGTGGAGCTGCTTGGAGTGGAGGGGGCGTACCTCatcagagagagccagagacacCCAGGAACTTACACACTGGCCCTCAg gTTTGGAGCGCGGACACTGAACTACAGGCTTTTCTACGATGGGAAGCACTTTGTTGGGGAGAAGCGGTTTGAGTCGATTCATGAGCTGGTGTCGGACGGTCTGATCGCCCTCTACATCCAGTCCAAAGCCTCGGAGTACATCTCCCAAATGACCTGTAACCCCATCTACGAGACTGTGGGGTACCCCCCCTTACAGAGACCCCTCTgctccacacccccccacgGCAGCGTGGAAAACAAG TTGTTGATGGTGAAGGAGCAGGAGAGATGTCTGCAGTATGAAAAAGCCCACAGCTTTAAG acacacaccttcCCCGGACCACACTGGTGCGAGTACTGTGCCAACTTCATGTGGGGTCTGATCGCCCAGGGACTACGTTGCTCAG gtcTGAGGGCAGAAGGTTTGTACAGAGTCCCAGGGTCATCAGAGTACATCAAGCAGCTGAAGATGGCTTTTGAACGAG AAGGGGAGAAGGTGGTACTAAATGAGGATGCTTATCCTGACATCAACATCATTGCTGGAACCCTAAAGCTTTACCTGCAAGGCCTGCCCATCCCTGTCATCACCTACCACCTGTACTACACCTTTATACAGGCTGCAG GCATTACCAACCCTGAGGCCAGACTGGAGGCGATCCACGAGGCTGTCCTGCAGCTCCCTCCAGCACATTACGAGACGCTGCGCTACCTGATGGCTCACCTGAACAG GGTGACTGCTTTTGAGAGGCATAATTTCATGAGCGCGGAGAACCTGGGAATGGTGTTCGGGCCCACGCTGATGAGAAGGCCCAACGACAGCCCCATCTCCCTGGACCTCCTGTGGAGCCAGAGCCTCACCGTCCAGCTCCTCATCCAGAATGAAGACATCCTGTTTTAA
- the LOC135262184 gene encoding beta-chimaerin-like isoform X1 produces the protein MRYTACARKITLALIFLGQLHVFLRNWAARALHRVYFVPMVARGQEAEAPNSTWPRFFKLTFYTFKPIFLGDIIRSFTRSLLNILHINPRLPETNCSDHLDARGKKPNRQRQRTCSSRSVIMERPSRSIPFGEPACNRGSASGTAAPGNSSMCEPFGEEEYQPPIWKSYLYQLQQEAPQPKRVTCPQEIDRKPKHYGREFHGRISRERSVELLGVEGAYLIRESQRHPGTYTLALRFGARTLNYRLFYDGKHFVGEKRFESIHELVSDGLIALYIQSKASEYISQMTCNPIYETVGYPPLQRPLCSTPPHGSVENKLLMVKEQERCLQYEKAHSFKTHTFPGPHWCEYCANFMWGLIAQGLRCSGCGLSVHSQCSQLVPRDCPPDQWRVKRVFSADLTTLVKAHNTQRPLVVDMCVREIERRGLRAEGLYRVPGSSEYIKQLKMAFEREGEKVVLNEDAYPDINIIAGTLKLYLQGLPIPVITYHLYYTFIQAAGITNPEARLEAIHEAVLQLPPAHYETLRYLMAHLNRVTAFERHNFMSAENLGMVFGPTLMRRPNDSPISLDLLWSQSLTVQLLIQNEDILF, from the exons ATGCGGTACACTGCATGCGCGCGTAAAATTACCTTGGCACTCATATTTTTGGGTCAATTGCACGTCTTTTTGCGTAACTGGGCAGCTCGCGCACTGCACCGTGTTTATTTCGTGCCTATGGTGGCACGTGGTCAAGAAGCAGAAGCTCCGAATTCAACATGGCCAAGATTTTTCAAATTAACGTTTTATACATTCAAACCAATATTTTTGGGAGATATCATCAGATCATTTACACGTTCGTTACTCAATATTTTGCACATAAACCCAAGGCTACCTGAAACCAACTGTTCTGATCATTTGGATGCGCGTGGAAAGAAACCCAACAGACAACGCCAGAGG acctgcagcagcagaagcgtCATTATGGAGCGACCATCGCGCTCGATTCCATTTGGAGAGCCCGCGTGTAACCGAGGAAGTGCGAGCGGCACGGCAGCGCCCGGCAATTCCAGCATGTGTGAGCCCTTCG gTGAGGAGGAGTACCAGCCCCCCATATGGAAGTCTTACT tgtaccagctgcagcaggaagcTCCTCAACCAAAAAGGGTTACCTGCCCACAGGAG ATCGACAGGAAACCAAAGCACTACGGCAGAGA GTTCCATGGGCGGATTTCTCGGGAGCGCTCGGTGGAGCTGCTTGGAGTGGAGGGGGCGTACCTCatcagagagagccagagacacCCAGGAACTTACACACTGGCCCTCAg gTTTGGAGCGCGGACACTGAACTACAGGCTTTTCTACGATGGGAAGCACTTTGTTGGGGAGAAGCGGTTTGAGTCGATTCATGAGCTGGTGTCGGACGGTCTGATCGCCCTCTACATCCAGTCCAAAGCCTCGGAGTACATCTCCCAAATGACCTGTAACCCCATCTACGAGACTGTGGGGTACCCCCCCTTACAGAGACCCCTCTgctccacacccccccacgGCAGCGTGGAAAACAAG TTGTTGATGGTGAAGGAGCAGGAGAGATGTCTGCAGTATGAAAAAGCCCACAGCTTTAAG acacacaccttcCCCGGACCACACTGGTGCGAGTACTGTGCCAACTTCATGTGGGGTCTGATCGCCCAGGGACTACGTTGCTCAG GTTGCGGTCTGAGCGTGCACAGCCAGTGCTCCCAGCTGGTTCCACGCGACTGCCCTCCAGACCAGTGGAGGGTAAAAAGGGTTTTCAGCGCTGACCTCACCACCCTGGTCAAAGCCCACAACACACAGCGACCCCTGGTGGTGgacatgtgtgtgcgcgagatCGAGCGCAGAG gtcTGAGGGCAGAAGGTTTGTACAGAGTCCCAGGGTCATCAGAGTACATCAAGCAGCTGAAGATGGCTTTTGAACGAG AAGGGGAGAAGGTGGTACTAAATGAGGATGCTTATCCTGACATCAACATCATTGCTGGAACCCTAAAGCTTTACCTGCAAGGCCTGCCCATCCCTGTCATCACCTACCACCTGTACTACACCTTTATACAGGCTGCAG GCATTACCAACCCTGAGGCCAGACTGGAGGCGATCCACGAGGCTGTCCTGCAGCTCCCTCCAGCACATTACGAGACGCTGCGCTACCTGATGGCTCACCTGAACAG GGTGACTGCTTTTGAGAGGCATAATTTCATGAGCGCGGAGAACCTGGGAATGGTGTTCGGGCCCACGCTGATGAGAAGGCCCAACGACAGCCCCATCTCCCTGGACCTCCTGTGGAGCCAGAGCCTCACCGTCCAGCTCCTCATCCAGAATGAAGACATCCTGTTTTAA
- the tril gene encoding TLR4 interactor with leucine rich repeats, producing MATVLALCFLLLSGALSVRAFCPERCDCQHAQHVLCTNRGLRAVPKAAAQSSGDVLVFSLGGNFIGNISAFDLSRFGRLTRLDLQYNQIQTVHPKAFEKLSRLEELYLGNNLLSGISAGTLQPLKKLRILDANSNEIDKITPDTFMNLENVIKLRLDGNSIQTLQDSAFKGMENLLYLHLESNGLRHVHGNAFTKLEKLRFLNLSDNKQTALLNAHTFAPLTSLTTLLVAGNDIQRVGDRVFQNLGSLTRLSLSNNNISLLEPRAMEGLSALRELLIDGNRLADVPARLLDPLARLEELDLSRNRISRLDPATFRRLKRLTVLKLNDNRLTRLAGDAFARNGGLRHLELGANAWACDCGLAGFGRWLRQARAQGRLLAAFLLCRHPASLAGQYLDYLHGSQLQPPGNRTCAAERPAGGAVADAAPEEEEDVQADQGQPGQSQRRKGRKGVAHKRVRAEPPPPTEDPSTAATPAALTAAHPERLQQEHPLVADACRFNSRVLLNVSAERASPTTAAVRWELRPPQAPPLPARLQFRVRYDRFGAPAQFPRFVYLGGGARGVTLRELALDWPYTVCVEGVVGGATCGVASRDHCAGVVAQGGAGGGGPDLQLVTVAMLAANALLLLAVGGAWAGRGLRRRFQRRKSAVNIRHMYSTRRPLRAMATEAVSADFTAYQSSRPRLGGADPGDLIQFPCDRFLDNSTARRDDAMQRFQD from the coding sequence ATGGCAACCGTGTTGGCTCTGTGCTTTCTCCTGCTGTCCGGCGCCCTCTCGGTCCGGGCGTTCTGTCCCGAGCGCTGCGACTGCCAGCACGCGCAGCACGTCCTGTGCACGAACCGGGGGCTGCGCGCGGTCCCCAAAGCCGCGGCGCAGAGCTCCGGCGACGTGCTCGTGTTCAGCCTCGGCGGAAACTTCATAGGCAACATTTCTGCGTTCGACTTGAGCCGTTTCGGCCGTCTGACCCGACTGGACCTGCAGTACAATCAGATCCAAACGGTTCACCCGAAAGCGTTTGAGAAACTGTCGCGGCTGGAGGAGCTCTATCTGGGAAATAATTTACTCTCGGGAATTTCTGCAGGAACTTTGCAGCCTCTCAAGAAACTCCGAATTCTGGACGCAAACAGCAACGAAATAGACAAGATAACTCCCGACACTTTCATGAATTTGGAAAACGTAATTAAACTCAGATTAGACGGAAACTCGATACAAACACTGCAGGACTCCGCTTTTAAGGGCATGGAAAATCTGCTCTATCTCCACCTGGAATCTAACGGACTTAGGCACGTTCACGGAAACGCTTTCACCAAGCTGGAGAAACTTCGTTTTCTAAACCTGTCCGATAACAAGCAAACGGCCCTTCTAAACGCGCATACCTTCGCCCCGCTCACTTCCCTGACAACACTGCTGGTGGCAGGAAATGACATTCAGCGTGTCGGCGACCGCGTCTTCCAGAATCTGGGAAGCCTGACCAGACTGTCGCTGAGCAACAATAACATCTCCCTGCTGGAGCCCCGGGCGATGGAGGGCCTGTCCGCCCTCCGGGAGCTCCTGATCGACGGGAACCGGCTGGCGGACGTCCCGGCGCGGCTGCTGGACCCGCTGGCgaggctggaggagctggacctgagcCGAAACCGGATCTCCCGGCTGGACCCGGCGACGTTTCGGAGGCTGAAGCGGCTGACGGTCCTGAAGCTCAACGACAACCGGCTGACCCGCCTGGCCGGCGACGCCTTCGCCCGGAACGGCGGCCTGCGGCACCTGGAGCTGGGCGCCAACGCCTGGGCGTGCGACTGCGGGCTGGCGGGGTTCGGGCGCTGGCTGCGCCAGGCGCGGGCCCAGGGGCGCCTGCTCGCCGCCTTCCTGCTCTGCCGCCACCCCGCCTCGCTGGCGGGACAGTACCTGGACTACCTGCATGGCTCCCAGCTGCAGCCCCCGGGGAACCGCACCTGTGCGGCCGAGCGGCCTGCGGGGGGCGCTGTGGCGGACGCCgccccggaggaggaggaggacgtgCAGGCGGATCAGGGGCAGCCCGGCCAATCGCAGCGGAGGAAGGGCAGGAAGGGCGTGGCCCATAAGAGGGTCCGAGCCGAGCCCCCCCCGCCGACGGAGGACCCCTCCACCGCGGCCACGCCCGCCGCCCTGACCGCCGCGCACCCCGAGCGCCTGCAGCAGGAGCACCCCCTGGTGGCCGACGCCTGCCGGTTCAACAGCCGCGTCCTGCTCAACGTGAGCGCCGAGCGGGCGAGCCCCACCACCGCCGCGGTGCGCTGGGAGCTtcgccccccccaggccccgcccctgcccgcGCGGCTGCAGTTCCGCGTGCGCTACGACCGCTTCGGGGCGCCCGCGCAGTTCCCACGCTTCGTGTACCTGGGGGGCGGCGCCCGGGGGGTGACGCTGCGGGAGCTGGCGCTCGATTGGCCCTACACCGTGTGCGTGGAGGGCGTGGTGGGCGGAGCCACGTGCGGCGTGGCGTCCCGGGACCACTGCGCCGGCGTGGTCGCCCAGGGgggcgccggcggcggcggcccggaCCTGCAGCTGGTAACCGTGGCGATGCTGGCGGCCAacgcgctgctgctgctggcggtgggcggggcctgggcggggcggggcctgcggcGGAGGTTCCAGCGCAGGAAGTCGGCCGTGAACATCCGCCACATGTACTCCACCCGCCGGCCGCTGCGCGCCATGGCGACCGAGGCGGTCTCCGCCGACTTCACCGCCTACCAGAGCAGCCGGCCGCGGCTGGGCGGGGCCGACCCCGGCGACCTCATCCAGTTCCCCTGCGACCGTTTCCTTGACAACAGCACCGCCCGCCGGGACGACGCCATGCAGCGATTCCAGGACTGA